One Lactobacillus sp. ESL0785 DNA window includes the following coding sequences:
- the efp gene encoding elongation factor P: MVQAINLKKGMVFSQDGKLIRVIKANHHKPGKGNTVMQMDLRNVESGAVVHKTMRPTEKVDLVDITKKNAQYLYNEGDVYTFMDTETYEQYEVSSDQLGDDKLYLIPNIEVQLEFANGSKLLGVELPSTVVMKVKQTEPGIKGATVTGSGKPATMETGLVVQVPDFITEGEDLVINTDGGIYKSRAEGNK, translated from the coding sequence CAAGCAATTAACTTAAAAAAGGGTATGGTTTTTAGTCAAGACGGTAAGCTGATTCGGGTAATTAAAGCCAATCACCACAAGCCTGGTAAGGGTAATACCGTGATGCAGATGGACTTGCGTAATGTTGAAAGTGGTGCGGTTGTTCATAAGACGATGCGCCCAACAGAAAAGGTTGACTTGGTCGATATTACTAAGAAAAATGCCCAGTATTTGTATAACGAAGGTGATGTTTATACCTTCATGGATACAGAAACTTATGAACAATATGAAGTTTCTAGTGACCAATTAGGTGATGATAAGCTTTACTTAATTCCCAATATTGAAGTTCAATTAGAATTTGCTAACGGCAGCAAGTTGCTGGGAGTTGAATTACCATCAACTGTTGTAATGAAGGTTAAGCAAACAGAACCTGGCATTAAAGGTGCAACGGTAACTGGTTCTGGTAAGCCGGCAACGATGGAAACGGGTTTGGTTGTTCAAGTACCCGATTTTATTACAGAAGGTGAAGACTTAGTAATTAATACCGATGGTGGTATTTATAAGTCAAGAGCTGAAGGTAATAAGTAA
- a CDS encoding PTS glucose transporter subunit IIA, translating to MFGFFKKKKPEFTVTAPIAGVVTDLSTVDDPVFSQKLMGDGFAIKLVAAADTVSAPVAGKIVSLPESKHAVGLVTPAGDEILIHIGIDTVNLNGAGFTALIKQGDSVEQGQALIKLDRQSLAANNADLTTMVIFTKLAPVNQNWTMTKDFGMQTASQDILIKQNQ from the coding sequence GTGTTTGGATTTTTTAAGAAGAAAAAGCCTGAGTTTACAGTAACTGCACCAATAGCAGGAGTAGTTACCGACCTGAGTACGGTTGACGATCCGGTTTTTTCACAAAAGTTGATGGGTGATGGCTTTGCAATTAAGTTGGTAGCTGCTGCGGACACGGTTAGTGCTCCTGTTGCTGGCAAAATTGTGTCGTTACCGGAATCAAAGCATGCAGTAGGGCTGGTAACGCCAGCTGGCGATGAAATTTTAATTCATATTGGGATTGATACAGTCAATCTTAATGGTGCTGGATTTACGGCTCTGATTAAACAAGGAGATAGCGTTGAACAGGGACAAGCATTGATTAAACTTGACCGTCAGAGTTTAGCCGCAAATAATGCCGATTTGACCACGATGGTGATTTTTACTAAATTAGCACCTGTCAATCAAAATTGGACGATGACGAAGGATTTTGGCATGCAAACTGCCAGTCAAGACATACTTATTAAGCAAAACCAGTAA